In Artemia franciscana chromosome 14, ASM3288406v1, whole genome shotgun sequence, the genomic stretch TAACATCCGCACCAGACCTTAAAAGACATTcagctgtttgtgtgtgtccacgaagagctgctaaatgaagtggacttttgTCATTAATGTCTCTTGCATTAACTTCCGCACCACACCTTGAAAGACATAcagctgtttgtgtgtgtccatgaaaagctgctaaatgaagtggactttcaCTAGTAGTTGTTCTTTTATTAACATCTGCACCAGACTTTAAAAGATATTCAACAGTTTTTTGGTGCCCATGtaaagctgctaaatgaagaGGACTTTCGTCATCTATGTCTCTTGCGTTAACATCTGCACCAgactttaaaatatattcaacaGTTTTTTCGTGCCCATGTAAAGCTGCTAAATGAAATGGACTTTTGTCATCTATATCTCTTACATTAACATCCGCAGCATACCTTAAAAGACATtcagttgtttgtgtgtgtccacgaagagctgctaaatgaagtgaaCTTCTGTCATTAATATCTCTTGCATTAACTTCCGCACCACACCTTGAAAGACATACAGCTGTTTATGTGTGTCCATGAAAAGCTGcgaaatgaagtggactttcaccagtagttgttctttttttaacatctGCACCAGACTTTAAAAgatattcaaaagtttttgggTGTCCAAATAAAGCTGCTATGTGAAGAAGACTTTGTTCATGAGTTATTCTTATATTAACATCTACGCCggactttaaaaaattttctaaactTTTTGGGTGTTCTTGAAAAGCTGCTAAATGTAGTGGACTTAGTTGTTCACTATTTCTTATATGGACGTCTGCACcaaactttaaaagacattcaacaaCAGTCTGTGAGCATCTACTtgaagctgctaaatgaagtggactttctCCATAAATATCTCTTGCATTAACATCAGCACATTTATCTAAAACCATCTTAATAACTTCTAAATCACCACTAATAACTGCCAGATGAAGTGGAGTACCAgaaagttttctatttttaataatcttaaatggaataatttttccaAAGCCAGCATACGGACCATTTTCAATGTTGACTTTACAATCGtgatttaaaagtaatttagcaATTGCTGTGTTTCTGTTAATCAGAGCTTGACAAAGTAGCACGTATCCATCTGACCATTCAGCCCAAAAGAGTTGATTAGCTTCTTTGCTCCTTCTAGGTCTCCTTCACGAACTGCACGAATTAAACTACTGTTTACTTCCTCCTTATCGAACATGGCTACTTTCCttctttttgccaatttttccttttcctccaATCCTTGTTCTTCGAGATATTGATCGACTTTATTGCTCAGCAGCAGTGTACATTTACCCAGTGTTCTCTTAGTATCAGGCTGACGCAAATCTGTTTTCTTATCCCTCTCTTTCAAATTCAGGTTAGTTTCCTTGTTATTCGGTTTTTCAGAagtattcagtttattttcttcATCTTCCATGTTTGAACATGCGCCCATTTCATATTCTTTATGTTTTAAATTGGTCTTAAACATTACTTTGTGCCGTATCAAATGCAATGAATAACTGAACCACACCATGTGGATTCCAATTTATATGGTAAAGATAACGTCATATTTATGAAACTACTTTGATGCTCACAATGAAGTCACCTACAAATGTAAAAGGCTGTATGGAGGTTGCAATGACGTCATATTAAAAATTACATGATAATATTGTAGTGAAGTGATATGAAGAGCGAAGTGGGCACAATACAtaatttatttgcttgttttaccAAGGTACTTTGCCCAACATTAAAGGTTATTGTAAAAACAAAGTAATGGGAATTCCCAAAGCTATTCATAAACCATCGAAAAAGCGTCgaatagaaatgaaaattatgtcATTGGAAttttctttgtcaaaatttcaaactaaaaaaatacagcaCTTTCCCTCTCCTCGAACATCCAGGAATATAactttttgcatgggtagtactgacttgttttttttatagctagAGGGGCACCAAAAAACTTAGTTGTTTAAGGGCTCGTTTGAAATGGAACTGTTAAACATGatttttgtaagtaaaaaacaaaatatcaataCCAGCATGCGCTGTTTTCTTAAAAGGGATCTCATTTCTTTTGTCCACCATTATCATTGCTCTGTGCTTCACAGAGCAAGAGCctaaatttattagaaaaacaCAGTTTTCTTctcaactaaaacaaaactcTTGGTATGGATCAATTATTCAAGTAATTACTAGtcatgtaaaaaatgaaaacaaaaagcaCACAAATGTAAATGAGAAACACATGGTGGAACCAGAGAACATATTTCTGGAAATAAGGTGGAAATTGCAAAATTCATTTCCATGATCTCCCCACCCCCATTCtctgaaaattatttcaactgtctaatgtcataattttttcattaataactTTGTCTCGATAAAGTTCCTtctgcaaaatatattttcccctTATTTTTTGAAGTCcttattagaaattaaataatcgAATTTTATAGCCTTTGTAAGTAAGTTTTACTGCACTGACTTAGAAATGAAAATTCTTCATCAAGAAAAAcatcttcaaaaaattttgtatgcttttttattttcaatattttaattaaagggGAAAGGTATAACTCCTCAATTGATTGTCGATAAATTCATGTTAACTCAATGGTGCCAATGAGAAACCACTTCCAATATCCAATAGGAAATATGTAAAAAGGTGGAAATCCTGCGATATCATATCtaatatatttggaaaatgGATTGCATACCATTATCCCTCTTTCTTTGGTGTCACATACCTTAGCTTCTGACTGACACTGATTTAGCTaccggaaattaaatttttaactctaAAATGTCGTTTCATATAAGAACgtaaatttttctcaaaattgagaCTTCTGTATATaaggaaattaataaaatcaatcaTAAATGGACTACATATCATTGTTGTATTTCTTCTCAAAGTTGAAACTCGTGTTtctaatgttgttttttctgttgcttgcttctttttttttagggatgatCATATCGACACATTGGTCCTCGAATATTGCAAGAAACCTCATTCGAACgcaaatgagaagttctagtaccctttataattgataaaaaaaatgaaggggaACTAGGCCCACTCGTATGCtcatttatttctaaagtcaccggatcaaaattttgagatagccatttactTCAGCTAAGtcaaaaattctaataactatgtccttgaggATGACTAAATCCCCTATAGTCACTGGGGGAACGACTGCAAGTTATTAACTGTGCCCGTTGTTCACATATGTTATTGtgtattgggaagtatatagacgTTTTTATGGGGGACTTATTCAAGTGATTGAGGAGGGAAGGGGGGTTCATGAGTGGAtctttcatggaggaagaaaatcaaacaattccTGGTAACAAACTACAAGTAATGAGTGATCCAACTGAATAGTAaatgaaacattaaaaacaattgTTGACACCattagatatatcaaaagaattgtaattTTATACTGATCTCAAATATACCAGTTTCATTAAGTTATGAGTCCGAGAAAGTTcgccctattttcgaaaaaaggaggtaaaaccctctaaaaatcatagaattaATGACAATCACACCTTAAGATCTAGCATATGAGATAATCCTTttgtggaggtttcaagcttctttctgcaaaatgtacaattttttattttttcccagaagaaagatgaTGGATAGGTGTTTATTGTTGCATTTTGGGTGTTTTTTCCTCAGGGAATATCGTATGGACCCAGTGGTCCTTTTTGaattaccaaaaagattgaagattaagctgccccctcccccttttcccccaaatattgtctgattaaaattttcaaatatccaatttgttcatcatagtcgtGTGGCCCAATAGAAATGCCTTTGtataaaaaatacccccccacACACTGCcccaatggaaagttttttaagttgCAAAAGTTGCCCTTTGCTTACACTTAGTAATTGTAATTGCAAACCTTGCATACATTATAGGGTAGaaagacgaattttctgctgtttttttcaCAGGAGAACTTTCCAAGGGGAGGGAAGTAGTAGTATCTCCAAAGGTACATTAAAAAAAGTACTGagccactactcttttcttccttgaTGGTTTAAGACAACAATGAAGTTTAACGGCAATTCCCTCGAGACACAGGTATTATTAGTTTTCTTCAAGATACAGGTGTTTGTTGCGTAAAAGGgagtgttttcttcaagatgcagtTGTTTGTTACATAATACGGAATGTTTTCTGTAGCATTTCTTTGGTTGCTAGGTTTAAAAACCCGCAAGGGCTAAGAAAAACCTTCAGTATTCCCCCAAGTAGGGAACCCCAGTTGTAACTGAAAATGGCACAAGCGTAAATGTTACGTAATATATATGAGGATTTCTTATAGAATTGAAACTGAATTTATAGAATTCAGTCCTTCTCTGCCGGAAAAACCTCTCACcttaattttaagcttttttatggaatttatatatttataataacttattgagtgttagatttcagttACCCTCCCCTGGAAAACGGAGAGGTTTTTACTGCCACTTCGTacataaaagataaatttttaccCAAACAGCATCAAAATATCAGAGAGTTCGATTTTTTAGTGTCCACACTTTTAATAAAGGAGGTTTCAAGCCGCCCAATCTCGgtagaaaattatggaaagggtttttactgtcattttgttcaataaaagaccaattTTGGCCAAACAGGTTCAAAATATcagagaaataaatttttctcaatCTAAAGCGTTTAATAAAGGAGGTTTTAATCTACCCTATCATGACAGGAAACCCCAGAGGAGGCTTTACTGCCATTTTTTACCATAAACGAACGAAAATAACGTGGCACAGTATACCCACCCAATGGCGTCGTGTATTATCACACATAAGACATTTTATCAGGCAAATATCTGCGAAAATATTCGTTTGCACCAGAATCGATCGCTTGAACTTGAAATAAAACTCCCAATActattttttctgatattttgtaGCAGTTGACTCCAGCGTGGTATAATCTACCCACCCAATGGTGCCATATGGCATGCACTATCAAACGTAACACATTTTCCTGGCGTTTATTCTGACGAATTACGGAAATTGGCAAAATGCAACCACCTGATGGCACCCTCTGGTGTGCACTATCACACCTAAGACACTTTCAACCTttctcaaacaaaaataagcttataaaaataaattaacaattattttatttgaactgctggaacttgccatttcattatTAGATGGTAATTTTCCCTGTATTTCACGCCCCCTTCTTCAAATTTCctgtgattttgtaaaaaaaaacctttattcttaaaaagcacttcaatttaaaacattttccttaataagcttttttcttattcataCGAAATGTAGAAATCCAGGacaatccttagaaatcaagACTAAAACATAGAAACCCAGCAGCGATAGGGTTATTGATATGACGACGTCCATAAGGGATGTCTATACTAATGGAACTACTAGCTCCCATCAAGATATTATTATAATCACCTGGGTCttgtgaaattttatattacAATACAAAAAGTTCATACAAAATCCATATATTTCTTtagaaaatacagaaatactTTGAAGAATTCTAAAATAGCTTTAACAGACCAAAACATAGTTGATACGGGACAAAAAATACGTGCTaaccgacaaaaaaaaatctaaaaacatcCCAAATACAtcttatagaatacaaaaagttcataagtaatcaaaaataattcctACAAAAGGTTTATTGTGGAGTTTCTAGATACTTTGGTCTGAAGAGAAAGTGATTTAGTTTGGAAACTCAGCTACAAAAAATGTGAACCGTAACTCTTACATTTTGTCCTGAAAGAGCCATTTCAAATATTACAAAACTTCACGTCTTGTGACGTGAAGATCTAACTTTTGATTCTCATGAATGTAATTCTGTTATAACAAAAAACGTCCTAGGGATAACAGATTGCAGAAAATCAAAGAGAATCCGCACAGAAACGGTTCACTTTAACCATTGAAATGCAAAcagtattataaattatttaaaaagtatatGCATGGAAATGGGCTAAATAAATTTTAGGAGccaaaaaaacattcagaaaaaataatctgtaaagGGCAAATTGTAATTTATTGAACATTTAGgggaaaattttgatgaaaggTTTCTTTTCAAAGTTACTTGCAATTAATGGTTCTGAAaagctttcaatttaaaataaatcatgcGATTTTCAAAGGCTTAGCAGATACTTTCCGACCCAACCATTGTGATGCACAAATTTGCAGCAAAATTTTGACAGATCATGCACAAACGGCCGCTTTTTTGTGAAATCACACAACCATCCTAAGCACATGCTTAGGGCTACTAACTTAGTGCTAAAATAGCCCAAAAGTGCTATTCTAGCACTATTACAGTCAATTTGTTGATTATAGCACCGAAAATCACTGTGTGGCATATAAATTATGGCAATCGTAGCATTTTAGGATCTGAAGGATACTGCAACCCTGGTTACAGTTGCCATATTCAGAAGAAATAATCGATAGCTTCAGCTCAAACTGAACAGTTTTGAGAATATTAGAAATGAGTGGTGGTGTCTACGGAGGAGGTCAGTTATTTACCATGGAAAATCTTTACTTATGTTTAGAAAATTAGCTAAGCAAAAAGTGAGATGACCTGGCCCTATATTTGGTCATCCAATAAAAGTCTAGActattgctgtatttttttttatgtgtgtgtgcaTTGAATTCTAATGAgaaaagaaatcaccagtgcaacagcacaaacacatataaaaatacagcaatggttagttgatgtatttaatatatgctatgctttaccccccccccccccccactgatgtgcaaatatatagcccgcatttgtttctaaactattacagatttgtaaagaccccatatataggtcgtttttaagaggtcaaaaagtgcttaaatctgaatttctggtaggagcaattattatatttgtaaagagcataaaaaaaggcatcaagtggtatattcactttatatgaaagccagtaatattGTTTGCtccaattttaccaaaatatttcttgggaaggtattataaagcacccacctccactcccTTTCCCCTT encodes the following:
- the LOC136035765 gene encoding serine/threonine-protein phosphatase 6 regulatory ankyrin repeat subunit A-like, yielding MVLDKCADVNARDIYGESPLHLAASSRCSQTVVECLLKFGADVHIRNSEQLSPLHLAAFQEHPKSLENFLKSGVDVNIRITHEQSLLHIAALFGHPKTFEYLLKCGAEVNARDINDRSSLHLAALRGHTQTTECLLRYAADVNVRDIDDKSPFHLAALHGHEKTVEYILKSGADVNARDIDDESPLHLAALHGHQKTVEYLLKSGADVNKRTTTSESPLHLAAFHGHTQTAVCLSRCGAEVNARDINDKSPLHLAALRGHTQTAECLLRSGADVNARDIDDESPLHLVALHGHQKTVEYLLKSGADVNARDIDDKSPLHLAALCGHNLAGRSQTVEFLLRSGADVNARHLWQKSTSFSSSLWTQSCFIYCIPRIKNDWGEFICK